A genomic stretch from Pseudomonas mendocina includes:
- a CDS encoding sodium:proton antiporter, giving the protein MNETQILLAFGGIGLAALACQWLAWRLKLPAILFLLLSGILAGPVLGWLDPQELFGPLLMPLVSMAVALILFEGSLTLHLSQWREIGSVVQRLVTVGALATWAVITLATHWLLGFDWLLSLLLGTLTLVTGPTVIVPMLRVVRPRASIANILRWEGIVIDPIGALLAVVVYSFIIASASGEGLSHSLMVFGGVIACGTVLGIAGGWLLGVVLRRQWLPEYLHNLAALAAVLGIFIGSNQLMHESGLLAVTLMGMWLANMRGVDVQHILHFKENLSVLLISGLFILLAARLDLSALLALGPAVLILLLVIQLVARPLNMLISTAGSSLNWRERALLAWIAPRGIVAAAVSAIFAIRLDEAGYEGALLLVPLTFAVIIGTVVVQSATARPIARLLNVAEPAPSGFLIIGANGPAREIGKALQQLGSRVLLTDSSWENISAARMEGLPTYFGNPASQHAEAHLDLIGLGHLLALSPSGELNTLAVMRFRHDFGHQRLFSLAHSQESRRSDKHRTSDKHRGKLLGNDSLTYSKLASLLAKGAEFYSTTLTEGFTWEDYQALHGERATVLFARDPSGWVHVVSSDSQLKPATGWTLLAVIQPQAQ; this is encoded by the coding sequence ATGAACGAAACCCAAATTTTATTGGCCTTTGGCGGTATCGGATTAGCCGCGTTGGCCTGTCAGTGGCTGGCGTGGCGTTTAAAGCTGCCGGCGATTTTGTTTTTGTTGTTAAGCGGCATTCTGGCTGGGCCGGTGTTGGGCTGGCTTGATCCGCAGGAGCTGTTCGGGCCATTGCTGATGCCGTTGGTGTCGATGGCGGTGGCGCTGATTTTGTTTGAAGGCAGTTTGACGCTGCACCTCTCGCAGTGGCGTGAGATCGGCAGTGTGGTGCAGCGGCTGGTGACGGTCGGTGCGCTGGCGACCTGGGCGGTGATTACGCTGGCTACGCATTGGTTGCTGGGCTTTGATTGGCTGTTGTCGCTGCTACTGGGGACGTTAACGCTGGTGACCGGGCCGACGGTGATTGTGCCGATGCTGCGGGTTGTGCGACCGCGGGCTTCGATTGCCAATATCCTGCGCTGGGAAGGGATCGTGATCGATCCTATCGGCGCGTTGCTGGCGGTGGTGGTGTACAGCTTTATTATCGCCAGTGCATCGGGTGAGGGCCTTAGCCACAGTCTGATGGTGTTCGGCGGTGTGATCGCCTGTGGCACTGTGTTGGGCATTGCCGGTGGCTGGTTGCTGGGTGTGGTGTTGCGTCGCCAATGGCTACCAGAGTATCTGCACAACCTTGCAGCGCTGGCGGCGGTACTGGGCATCTTTATTGGCTCCAACCAGCTCATGCATGAGTCAGGCTTGCTGGCGGTAACGCTGATGGGCATGTGGCTGGCCAATATGCGCGGCGTCGATGTGCAGCACATTCTGCACTTCAAGGAGAACCTCAGTGTTTTGTTGATCTCCGGTCTGTTCATCCTCCTTGCTGCACGGCTGGATCTCAGCGCATTGCTGGCGTTGGGCCCTGCGGTGTTGATTCTGCTGCTGGTGATTCAATTGGTCGCCCGGCCACTGAACATGCTCATCTCTACGGCAGGCTCCAGCCTGAACTGGCGCGAGCGCGCCTTGCTGGCGTGGATCGCGCCACGGGGCATTGTTGCGGCGGCAGTTTCGGCCATATTCGCGATTCGCTTGGACGAGGCGGGCTATGAAGGCGCGCTGCTGTTGGTACCCCTGACGTTCGCGGTGATCATCGGCACCGTTGTTGTGCAAAGCGCGACAGCACGCCCAATCGCCCGTTTACTGAATGTGGCTGAGCCTGCGCCGAGTGGCTTCCTGATTATTGGCGCTAACGGCCCGGCGCGGGAGATTGGCAAGGCACTCCAGCAGTTGGGCAGCCGCGTGTTGCTGACTGATTCCAGCTGGGAAAACATCAGCGCGGCGCGTATGGAAGGGCTGCCGACTTATTTCGGCAACCCGGCTTCCCAGCACGCCGAGGCCCACTTGGATTTGATCGGCCTGGGCCATCTGCTGGCGCTTTCTCCGTCTGGTGAGCTGAATACCTTGGCGGTGATGCGCTTCCGCCATGACTTCGGCCATCAGCGCCTGTTTAGCTTGGCCCACAGCCAGGAGAGCCGCCGCAGCGACAAGCACCGTACCAGCGACAAGCATCGCGGCAAGCTGCTAGGTAACGACAGTCTGACCTACAGCAAGCTGGCCAGCTTGCTGGCGAAAGGTGCGGAGTTTTACAGCACCACGCTGACCGAGGGCTTCACCTGGGAGGATTACCAGGCGCTACACGGTGAGCGTGCAACGGTGTTGTTTGCTCGTGACCCGAGCGGTTGGGTGCATGTGGTCAGCAGTGACAGCCAGCTCAAGCCCGCTACTGGCTGGACATTGCTGGCGGTGATTCAGCCGCAGGCGCAATAG
- a CDS encoding tetratricopeptide repeat protein, whose translation MNKPTLSLLALMLIALNCQAEITEAQIAADCAKISQHAQQGEAFYKAKNYPKARESFELQAAWQEECDVGDQDRLATAYNNVALTWIRQGEYRKAQAWLAIMPNDKKSKYNLSLIQDKLDALPKPTSLSGEYWRYARLSTFQILTLKPLKIDTYQADWQGVYFGPRALYYGPNLGDFSEVVTLKNGEGDIVLRESDDAEPCILSLTKSSDGNGLTIKQSSDSWHCGFGHNVSADGDYLRVN comes from the coding sequence GTGAACAAACCCACCCTCAGCCTGCTGGCGCTGATGTTAATTGCCCTCAACTGCCAAGCAGAAATCACCGAGGCACAGATTGCAGCCGACTGCGCAAAGATCAGCCAGCACGCGCAGCAAGGCGAAGCCTTCTACAAAGCCAAGAACTACCCCAAAGCACGGGAATCCTTTGAACTGCAGGCGGCGTGGCAGGAAGAGTGTGATGTGGGGGATCAGGACCGACTAGCCACTGCTTACAACAATGTCGCACTGACCTGGATTCGCCAGGGCGAATACCGCAAAGCACAGGCTTGGCTGGCCATCATGCCGAATGACAAAAAGTCGAAGTACAACCTCTCGCTGATTCAGGACAAGCTGGATGCCCTGCCGAAGCCAACCTCGCTTTCAGGCGAATATTGGCGATACGCCAGGCTCAGCACGTTTCAGATCCTCACATTGAAACCACTCAAAATCGATACATACCAAGCGGACTGGCAAGGTGTGTACTTTGGTCCGCGGGCCCTTTACTACGGCCCAAACCTGGGCGATTTCAGCGAAGTGGTGACCTTGAAAAATGGTGAGGGCGATATCGTTCTTAGAGAGAGTGATGACGCAGAACCCTGCATACTTTCACTGACGAAGTCGTCAGATGGAAACGGCCTTACCATCAAACAAAGTAGTGATAGTTGGCACTGCGGTTTCGGCCATAACGTCAGTGCAGACGGAGACTATTTGCGGGTGAACTGA
- a CDS encoding IS3 family transposase (programmed frameshift), whose product MKKTTTYSPEVRERAVRMVLEHLNDYPSEWAAIEAIAPKIGCAAQTLHGWIRRHQTDAGQRPGPTTEERERIKALERENRELRKANEILRLASAYFCPGGARPPHQVLRAFVDQYRDRLGVESICRVLQIAPSGYRRHAAQLRNPALRCCRAQRDEALSLEIQRVWDTNMQCYGAVKVWKQLLREGLKVARCTVERLMRRAGLQGIRRGQVVRTTVAGDKSLCPLDRVQRQFHAERPNQLWVSDFTYVSTWQGWLYVAFVIDVFARRIVGWRVSTSMKTDFVLDALEQALYARQPHRMGGLIHHSDRGSQYVSIRYTERLAEAGIEPSVGSKGDSYDNALAETINGLYKAELIYRQSWKSREAVEMATLKWVHWYNHQRLLSSIGYIPPAEAEANFHQQQASQAMAA is encoded by the exons ATGAAAAAGACTACGACCTACTCCCCTGAAGTCCGTGAACGTGCCGTGCGCATGGTTCTGGAACACCTGAACGACTACCCCTCCGAGTGGGCCGCCATTGAAGCCATCGCGCCGAAGATTGGCTGTGCAGCGCAAACGTTGCATGGCTGGATTCGCCGCCATCAGACCGACGCAGGCCAGCGTCCAGGCCCGACCACCGAAGAGCGCGAACGCATCAAGGCGTTGGAGCGGGAGAACCGGGAATTGCGCAAGGCCAATGAAATTCTGCGTCTGGCCAGTGCGTATT TTTGCCCAGGCGGAGCTCGACCGCCGCACCAAGTCCTGAGGGCTTTTGTCGATCAGTACCGTGACCGTCTCGGGGTCGAGTCGATCTGCCGTGTCTTGCAGATCGCCCCGTCCGGTTACCGCAGACATGCGGCCCAACTGCGCAATCCGGCACTGCGTTGTTGCCGTGCTCAGCGCGATGAGGCGTTGAGCTTGGAGATCCAGCGCGTGTGGGATACCAACATGCAGTGCTATGGCGCGGTGAAGGTTTGGAAGCAGTTACTGCGAGAGGGCCTCAAGGTCGCCAGATGTACGGTGGAGCGGCTAATGCGGCGAGCTGGGTTGCAGGGAATTAGGCGTGGCCAGGTTGTACGGACGACGGTGGCCGGCGACAAGTCGCTGTGTCCGCTGGATCGTGTCCAACGCCAGTTCCATGCTGAGCGCCCGAACCAGCTGTGGGTGTCGGATTTCACCTATGTCTCGACCTGGCAAGGCTGGCTGTACGTGGCGTTCGTGATTGACGTCTTTGCACGGCGCATCGTCGGCTGGCGAGTCAGTACCAGCATGAAGACCGACTTCGTGCTGGATGCCCTGGAGCAAGCGCTGTACGCCCGACAGCCACATCGTATGGGTGGCCTGATTCACCATAGCGACCGTGGCAGTCAGTACGTCTCGATCCGCTATACCGAGCGGCTGGCAGAGGCCGGCATTGAGCCTTCGGTTGGCAGCAAGGGCGACAGCTACGACAACGCCTTGGCCGAGACTATCAACGGGCTGTACAAGGCTGAACTGATTTACCGGCAGTCATGGAAGAGTCGTGAAGCTGTTGAGATGGCGACCTTGAAATGGGTGCACTGGTACAACCACCAGCGGCTGTTGAGCTCAATCGGGTATATCCCGCCTGCGGAGGCTGAGGCAAACTTCCACCAGCAACAAGCAAGTCAGGCCATGGCGGCCTGA
- a CDS encoding GGDEF domain-containing protein produces MVTTVIISMLCVHLLCFSAMFLLISTRLNGKKFGMEVFALGSLLLGIAYILQVVEGSDREGLVNIINHTMTLCAPVAYCLGGMRFFGYSTPVLRPMLAVAVGYTLLQLVLDQILGPVARHVLLAGVCSMLFFGMTASLVYGRSSFAKDLRAEIVVFALLIGGICILNGIKFFIILDGGLEALNLSSRFQVIFYIYMSFLGTVLPPSLVWLVLRRLTDELRTLATHDPLTRLLNRRGMVDGLESHFRSRTAGKAFVLIVDVDHFKRINDTHGHKTGDQVLVHVANILVSNARKGDLVCRLGGEEFALIALDTDREGALQLAERARAAIEQSQVPGLDPKQPIRCTVTIGVSDPFTSAQALDDSLQQADRALYRGKSEGRNRVEWVRVG; encoded by the coding sequence ATGGTCACCACTGTCATCATCAGCATGCTCTGCGTGCATCTGCTGTGTTTTAGCGCCATGTTCCTGCTGATCAGCACTCGGCTGAACGGCAAGAAATTCGGTATGGAAGTCTTCGCCCTCGGTAGCCTGTTGCTGGGTATCGCCTACATTCTTCAAGTGGTGGAAGGGTCAGACCGAGAAGGCTTGGTGAACATCATCAACCACACCATGACACTCTGCGCCCCTGTGGCTTACTGCCTTGGCGGTATGCGTTTTTTTGGCTACTCAACCCCCGTACTGCGGCCCATGCTGGCGGTAGCAGTGGGTTACACCCTATTGCAGCTCGTGCTGGATCAAATATTAGGGCCGGTTGCTCGGCATGTGCTGTTAGCTGGGGTGTGCTCGATGCTGTTCTTCGGCATGACAGCCTCACTGGTCTATGGGCGCTCCAGCTTTGCCAAAGACCTGCGCGCCGAGATTGTCGTATTTGCCTTGCTCATTGGCGGCATCTGTATTCTCAACGGCATCAAGTTTTTCATCATTCTTGATGGCGGTCTGGAAGCCCTGAATTTGAGCAGCCGCTTTCAGGTGATCTTTTACATTTATATGTCCTTCCTCGGCACCGTATTACCGCCCAGCCTCGTCTGGCTGGTGCTGCGACGCCTCACGGACGAACTGCGCACCTTGGCCACCCATGACCCACTTACACGCCTGCTTAACCGGCGCGGCATGGTCGATGGTCTGGAGAGTCATTTTCGCTCCCGTACAGCGGGCAAAGCCTTTGTCCTGATCGTCGATGTCGATCACTTCAAACGCATCAACGACACCCACGGGCACAAAACCGGAGATCAGGTGCTGGTGCACGTCGCTAACATCCTCGTCAGCAACGCCCGCAAAGGTGACCTCGTCTGCCGTCTAGGCGGCGAAGAATTCGCCCTGATCGCCCTCGACACCGACCGCGAAGGCGCCCTGCAACTGGCCGAACGCGCCCGTGCCGCCATTGAACAAAGCCAAGTCCCCGGTCTCGACCCCAAGCAACCCATACGCTGCACCGTCACCATTGGCGTCTCCGATCCCTTCACCAGCGCCCAAGCATTGGATGACTCGCTGCAACAGGCGGACAGGGCGTTGTATCGAGGGAAATCGGAAGGGAGGAATCGGGTGGAGTGGGTGAGGGTAGGGTAA
- a CDS encoding methyl-accepting chemotaxis protein, whose translation MCLLGLLAFVTVAMTVAGLNGMRNSNSDLDKMFNNVLLPLDTLNELSNHMHLTRTQLLLALQHMPGSAFENAHNHPPSLHFDAVEQNAKDMREHMSEYQALVVEPEQQRMFDALQRELITYLDTSVQPALKLMRDGDYMAANEIILTRLQPAFNKTYEHLRNLINQQTGFAEKSHLAADNRFSKLLFTIGISLAVALSIAIAFSLATVSGITQAVRQLQSGGSALASGNLAHRIQYTGKDELGTIADAFNTMASHFQRTIRELAQAVEQLAAAAEQTAQISRQTSDGINRQQMETDQVATAMNEMSATVQDVAGNAANAAHAAEEADNQTESGKQVVQQTIISIDSLATEVVHAAEVIHELEANSVSISSVVDVIRSIADQTNLLALNAAIEAARAGEQGRGFAVVADEVRTLASRTQQSTTEIQAMIEKLQHGANRAVTVMESSCEKAQSGKEQVASAGRMLEQISNAVATINDMNAMIASAAEEQSSVAEEINRNITCVSQIAEETSDASRQNVATSTQLASLASQLQKLVQNFKI comes from the coding sequence ATGTGCCTTTTGGGGCTCTTGGCATTCGTTACAGTTGCGATGACCGTTGCTGGACTGAACGGTATGCGCAACAGCAACAGTGATCTGGACAAGATGTTCAACAACGTACTGCTACCGCTGGATACGTTGAACGAACTAAGCAACCACATGCACCTCACACGTACGCAGTTGCTGCTGGCCCTCCAGCACATGCCGGGCAGTGCGTTTGAGAATGCCCATAATCACCCGCCTAGCCTCCACTTTGATGCCGTGGAGCAGAACGCTAAGGATATGCGTGAGCATATGAGCGAATACCAGGCCCTGGTTGTGGAGCCTGAGCAGCAGCGCATGTTTGATGCACTGCAACGCGAGCTGATTACTTACTTGGATACAAGCGTTCAACCCGCGCTGAAGCTGATGCGTGACGGCGATTACATGGCGGCCAATGAAATCATCCTCACCCGCCTACAACCGGCCTTTAACAAAACCTATGAACATCTGCGTAACCTGATCAACCAGCAGACAGGCTTCGCCGAGAAAAGCCATCTGGCGGCTGACAATCGCTTCAGCAAATTGCTATTCACAATTGGTATTTCTCTTGCCGTTGCCTTGAGCATTGCCATCGCTTTTTCACTGGCTACCGTATCCGGTATCACTCAAGCAGTACGCCAATTGCAATCGGGTGGTTCTGCCCTTGCCAGCGGTAACTTAGCTCATCGCATCCAATACACGGGTAAAGATGAACTGGGCACTATTGCTGATGCCTTCAACACCATGGCCAGCCACTTCCAGCGCACCATCCGCGAATTGGCACAAGCTGTTGAGCAACTGGCCGCTGCGGCCGAGCAAACAGCGCAGATCAGCCGCCAAACCAGTGATGGCATCAATCGTCAACAGATGGAAACCGATCAGGTGGCCACTGCGATGAATGAGATGTCCGCCACAGTACAAGACGTCGCAGGCAATGCCGCTAACGCAGCTCACGCCGCAGAAGAAGCTGACAATCAGACTGAAAGCGGCAAACAGGTTGTGCAACAGACCATCATCTCTATTGATAGTCTGGCCACCGAAGTTGTGCATGCTGCTGAAGTCATTCACGAGCTGGAAGCCAACAGCGTCAGCATCAGCTCTGTGGTGGATGTGATTCGCAGCATTGCTGACCAAACCAACTTGCTCGCCCTGAATGCGGCCATCGAAGCGGCCCGTGCAGGCGAACAAGGGCGTGGTTTTGCCGTAGTGGCCGATGAGGTACGCACACTCGCCTCACGTACTCAGCAGTCCACCACTGAAATACAGGCGATGATTGAAAAGCTGCAGCACGGTGCAAACCGCGCCGTGACCGTCATGGAAAGCAGCTGTGAGAAGGCTCAAAGTGGCAAAGAACAAGTGGCCAGCGCCGGTCGTATGCTGGAGCAAATCAGCAACGCCGTTGCCACTATCAATGACATGAACGCCATGATCGCCTCCGCCGCCGAGGAGCAAAGCTCGGTCGCTGAAGAGATCAACCGCAACATCACCTGTGTTAGCCAGATCGCTGAAGAAACCAGCGATGCCTCACGTCAAAACGTAGCCACCAGCACACAACTCGCAAGCCTTGCCAGCCAACTGCAAAAGCTGGTGCAGAACTTCAAAATCTGA
- a CDS encoding aldehyde dehydrogenase family protein translates to MIYAKPGTQGALLTLKPRYGNYINGEFVAPVNGSYFTNTSPVDGSVIGEFPRSDRDDIERALDAAHAAADAWGRTSVQERSHILLKIADRIEQNLELLAVTETWDNGKPIRETLNADIPLAADHFRYFAGCLRAQEGSTAEINDTTAAYHFHEPLGVVGQIIPWNFPLLMGAWKLAPALAAGNAIVLKPAEQTPLGITVLMELIGDLLPKGVLNVVQGFGREAGEALATSKRIAKIAFTGSTPVGSHIMKCAAENIIPSTVELGGKSPNIFFEDIMKAEPAFIEKAAEGLVLAFFNQGEICTCPSRALVQESIFEPFMNEVMKKIKQIKRGNPLDTDTMVGAQASQQQFDKIMSYFEIAQQEGAELLTGGGAEKLEGSLATGYYIQPTLLKGHNKMRIFQEEIFGPVVSVATFKDEAEALAIANDTEFGLGAGVWTRDINRAYRMGRGIKAGRVWTNCYHLYPAHAAFGGYKKSGVGRETHKMMLDHYQQTKNLLISYDINPLGFF, encoded by the coding sequence ATGATCTACGCCAAACCAGGTACTCAAGGCGCGCTGCTCACACTCAAACCGCGCTACGGCAACTACATCAATGGCGAATTCGTTGCGCCGGTAAATGGCAGCTACTTCACCAACACCAGCCCGGTTGATGGTTCGGTCATCGGTGAATTCCCGCGTTCCGATCGTGACGATATCGAGCGGGCGCTGGACGCTGCTCACGCCGCCGCCGACGCCTGGGGCCGTACTTCGGTTCAGGAGCGCTCCCACATCCTGCTGAAAATCGCTGACCGCATTGAGCAGAACCTGGAGCTGCTGGCTGTTACTGAAACCTGGGACAACGGTAAGCCGATTCGTGAGACCCTGAACGCCGACATTCCGCTGGCGGCTGACCACTTCCGTTATTTCGCTGGCTGCCTGCGCGCTCAAGAAGGCTCCACTGCCGAAATCAACGACACCACTGCGGCCTACCACTTCCACGAGCCACTGGGCGTCGTTGGCCAGATCATCCCGTGGAACTTCCCGCTGCTGATGGGCGCATGGAAACTGGCTCCGGCTCTGGCTGCCGGTAACGCCATCGTGCTCAAGCCTGCTGAGCAAACTCCGCTGGGCATCACCGTACTGATGGAGCTGATCGGTGACCTGCTGCCAAAAGGCGTACTGAACGTGGTGCAAGGCTTTGGCCGCGAAGCCGGTGAAGCGCTGGCCACCAGCAAGCGTATCGCCAAAATCGCCTTCACCGGTTCCACGCCGGTTGGCTCGCACATCATGAAGTGCGCTGCTGAGAACATCATTCCGTCGACTGTAGAGCTGGGCGGCAAGTCGCCGAACATCTTCTTCGAAGACATCATGAAAGCTGAGCCTGCCTTCATCGAGAAAGCAGCTGAGGGTCTGGTTCTGGCCTTCTTCAACCAAGGTGAAATCTGCACCTGCCCGTCCCGTGCACTGGTTCAAGAGTCGATCTTCGAACCGTTCATGAACGAAGTGATGAAGAAGATCAAACAGATCAAGCGCGGCAACCCGCTGGACACCGACACCATGGTCGGCGCACAGGCGAGCCAGCAGCAGTTCGACAAGATCATGTCCTACTTCGAGATCGCTCAGCAGGAAGGTGCCGAGCTGCTCACCGGTGGTGGCGCAGAGAAACTGGAAGGCAGCCTGGCAACGGGTTACTACATCCAGCCGACCCTGCTCAAAGGCCACAACAAAATGCGTATCTTCCAGGAAGAAATCTTCGGCCCGGTGGTCAGCGTTGCCACCTTTAAGGACGAAGCTGAAGCCCTGGCAATCGCTAACGACACCGAGTTCGGTCTGGGCGCTGGCGTGTGGACCCGCGACATCAACCGCGCGTACCGCATGGGCCGTGGCATCAAGGCCGGTCGTGTATGGACCAACTGCTACCACCTGTACCCGGCGCACGCTGCGTTCGGTGGTTACAAGAAATCTGGCGTAGGCCGCGAAACCCACAAGATGATGCTCGACCACTATCAGCAAACCAAAAACCTGCTGATCAGCTACGACATCAACCCACTGGGCTTCTTCTGA
- a CDS encoding thiosulfate oxidation carrier complex protein SoxZ, giving the protein MKALLIVLLACLPQLSWAFTAEVLAKQWMAEGIHHNQGLELTLAPWVEDGSFIPLDLVLTGAEPPVSISLLRSEEPDPRIAQITVQEWAEPLRLSTRVRLPQSQSLIVLARDGQGRVWSARQDIEVLASSCMTPMPSARPVNFGQVRVWVDGEHERALRTVLHHPMETGRRPDLAGGFLPRHLPTLFEINSAGNNVLRAEPFEGLSVNPYWRLILPARSHAISIRWVDADGSQFSAELP; this is encoded by the coding sequence ATGAAAGCGCTACTGATTGTTTTGTTGGCCTGCTTACCTCAGTTGAGCTGGGCATTTACAGCCGAGGTATTGGCCAAGCAGTGGATGGCTGAAGGAATACACCACAATCAGGGGCTGGAATTGACCCTGGCGCCATGGGTGGAGGATGGCTCATTCATACCATTGGACTTGGTTTTAACGGGAGCTGAACCACCGGTCTCAATCAGTTTGTTACGCAGTGAAGAGCCAGATCCTCGCATCGCTCAGATTACCGTGCAGGAATGGGCTGAGCCGCTACGCTTATCGACGCGGGTTCGGTTACCACAAAGCCAATCACTCATTGTGCTGGCGCGTGATGGGCAAGGGCGTGTGTGGTCAGCCCGGCAAGATATTGAAGTATTAGCCAGTAGCTGCATGACGCCCATGCCCTCAGCTCGGCCAGTGAACTTTGGCCAAGTGCGCGTCTGGGTTGATGGAGAGCATGAGCGCGCGCTGCGTACGGTACTGCATCATCCAATGGAAACCGGCCGCAGACCTGACCTTGCTGGTGGTTTTTTGCCGCGCCATCTACCGACGTTGTTCGAAATCAATAGTGCGGGGAATAACGTACTGCGTGCAGAACCATTTGAAGGGCTTTCAGTCAACCCATACTGGCGCCTTATTCTCCCTGCCCGCAGCCACGCCATCAGTATTCGCTGGGTCGATGCTGATGGCAGCCAATTTAGTGCTGAACTGCCCTGA
- a CDS encoding NAD(P)/FAD-dependent oxidoreductase, translating into MMQSISRRKLLAGIGLAPWLMSSGIRAGVSRLRVVVIGGGFAGATAARYLKQQAPELDVVLIEPKSEFYTCPFSNHVLAGLQPLSSICHRYEGLIKQGVRHIRQSAQFIDREKQRVWLEDGQRLHYDRLLLATGISMNWQAIEGYDQDAAQVLPHAWQAGAQTVLLRKQLQQMDAGGVVVISVPDNPYRCPPGPYERASLIAHYLTQHKPRSKVLILDSKDTFSKQALFQQGWKELYGERIEWLGRADGGQTWRVDALKRELYTEFGQKHKGSVVNLIPPQTAAPIAQQAGLTDSTGWIPVRAASFQTQADPAIYAAGDCTIASPMPKSAYSANAQAKVAVAAMLADLTGRGAPEPEWRNTCYSALRPNYAVSIAANYTVHQERLIEIPGSLALSPADGSQQLREQEFALSQAWYSSICADSWGV; encoded by the coding sequence ATGATGCAGAGCATCTCACGCAGAAAATTATTGGCGGGTATAGGCCTGGCACCTTGGCTGATGTCCAGTGGTATCCGGGCTGGCGTGAGTCGATTACGAGTCGTCGTGATTGGCGGAGGATTTGCTGGCGCTACTGCCGCACGTTACCTCAAGCAGCAAGCACCTGAGCTGGATGTGGTTCTGATCGAGCCAAAGAGCGAGTTCTACACTTGCCCCTTTAGTAATCACGTGTTGGCGGGGTTGCAGCCACTGTCGAGTATCTGTCACCGCTACGAAGGCTTGATAAAGCAAGGTGTAAGACACATCCGCCAAAGCGCGCAGTTCATCGACCGTGAAAAGCAACGAGTTTGGCTCGAAGACGGTCAGCGGCTGCATTACGACCGCCTATTGTTAGCCACTGGCATTAGCATGAACTGGCAGGCAATCGAGGGCTATGACCAAGACGCAGCACAGGTTTTGCCCCATGCATGGCAGGCCGGAGCGCAAACGGTTTTGTTACGCAAACAATTGCAGCAGATGGATGCTGGCGGCGTGGTTGTCATCAGCGTTCCGGATAATCCCTATCGTTGCCCACCCGGTCCGTATGAGCGGGCCAGTTTAATTGCTCACTATCTCACTCAGCACAAACCACGCAGCAAGGTACTAATCCTCGATAGCAAAGATACCTTCTCCAAGCAGGCACTATTTCAGCAAGGATGGAAGGAGCTCTATGGCGAGCGTATAGAGTGGTTGGGCAGGGCTGATGGAGGACAAACGTGGCGGGTGGATGCGCTCAAGCGTGAGTTGTACACCGAGTTTGGTCAGAAGCATAAAGGCAGTGTGGTCAATCTGATTCCGCCACAGACCGCAGCCCCAATTGCGCAGCAGGCTGGGCTGACTGATAGCACTGGCTGGATACCGGTTCGTGCAGCAAGTTTCCAAACTCAGGCTGATCCTGCCATTTATGCAGCAGGTGACTGCACGATTGCCTCACCTATGCCCAAGTCAGCCTACAGTGCCAACGCTCAAGCCAAAGTGGCTGTAGCCGCGATGTTGGCGGACCTGACTGGGAGGGGGGCGCCAGAACCTGAATGGCGCAATACCTGCTACAGCGCCTTGAGGCCGAATTATGCGGTGTCGATCGCCGCAAATTACACCGTACATCAGGAGCGATTGATTGAGATACCTGGCAGCTTGGCGCTTAGCCCGGCGGATGGTTCGCAACAACTGCGCGAGCAGGAGTTTGCACTCTCACAAGCGTGGTACAGCAGTATTTGCGCGGATTCATGGGGCGTATGA